The Halorubrum sp. BV1 sequence GTCTGCGCCCGGCGGTCGCGAGCGGACGGTGAGTCGGGAGACGGCACCGACGGTGTACAGCGCCTCGCCGCGGAAGCCGAGCGTCGAGACCCCGTGGTCGAGGTCACCGATGTCGCCGATCTTCGAGGTGGCGTGTTCCGCGACGGCCGCCTCCAACTGGTCGGCGGGAATGCCGACCCCGTCGTCGCGGACCCGAACTCCCTCGATCCCGCCCGACTCGACGGCGACCGCGATTCGGCTCGCGCCCGCGTCGAGGCTGTTTTCGATCAGCTCTTTCACCACGCTCGCCGGACGCTCGACGACCTCGCCGGCCGCGATCTTCTGGACGGTCCGCTCGTCCAGCCGCTCGATGTTCGGCGACTCCATAGCTGGGATCCGCTCCGTCGACCGCGCACTTGAACCCGTTGGCGACTGCCCCGAGGCGGGCGGGCCCGCGCCTGCGCCGAACTGCGGCGGCGTTCTGCGACACGAAAACAAGTTGAGGCGTATTAGATAAATCTGAATAGATCATTTTATGTGGATCGAGCGTGGCGTCTCTCACACGACAGATGGATCCTGTTACGTTACACCACGTCAGCGAGGGGATGGTCGCCGGACTCGTCGGCTTGACCGGAATCGTCTCATTCGGAGCCGGCGTCGCGTACGCGCGGCTCAAAGACCACGGGTCGCTCAGCGGTCCGAGCAGGACGACCGAACCGGTGGAGTGACGACCGACTGAGCGAGACGAACGGTTCAGACGACGAACGGTGTCGTCGCCAAAGTGGCGTCGACGACCCCGTCGCCGAACGGTAGCACCGCAAAAGCGGGTGTCAGTCGCCGGCCGTCGGGGTCGGCGCGGTGCCGTCGAGTTCCTCGCGGTCGTGTGCGGCGTCGAAGTCAAGATCGGGTCCGCGCGCGATGATACCCGACGGGGTCACGTCCGGGTGCGTCGTGTAGTAGTGCTCTTTGATGTGGCTCATGTTCACCGTCTCCGCGACGCCCGGCGTCTGGTAGAGATCGCGCAGGTACGGCCAGAGGTGGTCGTACTGGTGGACGAACGTCCGGTTGCACATGAAGTGGGTGTGATAGACCTGATCGAAGCGGACCAGCGTCGTGAACATGCAGATGTCCGCCTCGGTCAGGGAGTCGCCGACGAGGTACCGCCGGTCTGCGAGTCGATCGTTCCAGCTGTCAAGCGCCGAAAAGAGGTCGTCAATCGCCTCGTCGTAGGCGTCCTGAGAGGTGGCGAACCCGGCGCGGTAGACGCCGTTGTTGATCGGCTCGTAGATGTCGGAGATTGCGTCGTCGACGTCCGCGACGGTCGCCTCGTCGTCGGGACCGGGAAGGAGCGACGCGCCGTTGCTCAGCTCCGTGAACGCGGTCGACAGCATCCGGAGGATCTCGCGGGACTCGTTGTTGACGATGGTCTCCGCTTTCGTGTCCCACAGGACCGGGACCGTCACTCGACAGGTGGCGTCGGGGTCGGCGTCGACGTACCGCTCGCGGAGGTAGTCGCTGCCGTGGAGTCGGTCCGGAGTGCAGCCGTCCTTCTCGGGTGAGAACTGCCAGCCGTCCTCGCCGCGCCACGGGTCGACGACGCTCACGCCGATCGCGTCTTCGAGGCCGAGAAGCGACCGCGCGAGAAGCGTTCGGTGCGCCCACGGGCAGGCGTACGAGACGTACAGGTGGTATCGTCCGGTCTCCGGCTGAAACCGCTCGTCCGGCTCGGCGTCGACGTGGTCGGGCACGTCGCTGCCGGCGACCCAGTTCCGGAACGTCGTCGTCCCGCGCTCGAAGGCCCCGTCCGCGTTCGTGGTCTCGTACGCGTCCGTTCGCCACTCGCCGTCGACGAGTTGGTTCATACCCCGATGTGGGGTTCGATGCCCATAACGTGGCCGGGGACACGCGTGTCACCGGCCGACCCACCGCCGAAGCCGCCACGTCCGTCCACCGGTTCGGGACCGTCGTTGCCGCGCCGGACCCGCTCAGATCGGTCGGCAAACGGATCGCACTCGGAGCGGTCGGCAAATGGATCGCACTCGGAGCGGTCGGCAAATGGATCGCACTCGGAGCGGTCGGCAAACGGATCGTGGTCAGGACGGCGCTTCGGCGGCGCTTCGGGCGAAAACATGTGTTCTCGGGCCGAATACACGCGGGCGTACAAGACTCAACGCTTATGAGGGGGCGGTCCAAATCCCCGCACGTTACGGAGACCTATATGAGCGATTGGATAGCGATCGGCGCCTTGGCGGTCGTCGGCCTGCTCATCCCCGTCGGGATGATGAGCGTGTCGGCGTTGCTCCGTCCGAGCGTGCCTGAGACCGGTAAAAGTACCACCTACGAGTCCGGCGAGACGCCGACGGGCACGACGCGGATCCGGTTCAACATCCAGTACTACATGGTCGCGTTGTTGTTCGTCGTGTTCGACATCGAGACCGTGTTGCTGTTCCCGTGGGCCGTCATCTACCGTCCGGCGATACAGGCCGGCGTTCCGATGACCGCTCTCCTGTGGCCGATGCTGGCGTTCGTCGGCATCCTCGCCATCGGGCTCGTCTGGGCGTGGCGGTCCGGGGCCATCAGTTGGGCCCGGAGTCCCCGCGCGACCAGCAGAAAGACGGAGCGTGACCTCAACTAATGAGCAGCGATCAACCTTTCATCACCGACGAATCGCAAGTCGTAACCGAGACCCGCGACGCCCGAATGACCGGGCAGGGCGATCGGTTCAACTCTCGGCTTCGGGAGGCGTTCGGCTCCTCGCCGTTCATCCTCACCAAGTTCGATAAGTTCCTGAACTGGTGCCGCGGCTCCTCGATGTTCATGCTGCAGTTCGGGATCGCCTGTTGCAGCATCGAGATGATGCACACCTACGCGGTGAAACACGACCTCGACCGGTTCGGGTCTGGCGTTCCCCGCGCGTCGCCGCGGCAGGCCGACGTGATGATCGTCCCCGGGACGATCGTCTCGAAGTTCGCGCCGCGGATGAAACGTGTCTACGACCAGATGCCCGAGCCGAAGTTCGTCGTCGGCATGGGCTCGTGTACCATCTCCGGCGGTCCGTTCCAGGAGGGGTACAACGTGATCAAGGGCGCAGAGGAGGTCATCCCGATCGACATCCACGTCCCGGGCTGTCCGCCCCGTCCCGAGGCGCTCGTCTACGGCGTCGTGAAGCTGCAAGAGCGCGTCGCGAACGGCGAAGCGGCACCGGTGACCGTCAAGCCCTACGAACTCGAGGAGTTCTCGGACCTCGAACGCGACGAGCTCGTGGACAAGCTCGCAGACCAGATCGACGACGACGAACTCGTCATGCGGTACAACTTCGCTGATTCGCCATGAGCCTCGAACGACCAGACACCGTCGACGATGGGGTTCCGGCGCAGACGCCGGACGAGCTCGAAGCCCTGCTCGGCGACCTCGTCGTCGGCCGCGACGACCATCTGAACGCCCCCGGATTCGTCATCCGTCCGGACACCGTACAGGAAACGCTCTCGATCCTGAAAGAGCAGGCGGGATACGACCACCTCTCGGTGGTCACAGCACAGGAGTACGAGAACCGGTACGAGTCGATCTACCACCTGAAAAAGTACGACGACCCGACCCAAGAGGTCAGCGTCGTCGTCCCCGCAGACAAGGACAACCCCGTCTCCGAGACGGGAGAGCCCGTCTTCCGAACCGCCGACTGGCACGAGCGGGAGGCGTACGACCTGATCGGCATCGAGTACGAGGGGCACCCGGACCTCCGGCGTATCCTGTTGCCCGAGACGTGGCAGGGACACCCGCTGTCGATGGACTACGACAAGGACCGGCCACAGATCGCCACGCTACCGGAGCACGCGAACCCGCTACAGGACCATCACAAGGACGACGAGTCCGACACGATGTTCCTCAACATCGGACCACACCACCCGGCGACACACGGCGTGCTCCACCTGAAGACGGT is a genomic window containing:
- a CDS encoding glutathione S-transferase family protein translates to MNQLVDGEWRTDAYETTNADGAFERGTTTFRNWVAGSDVPDHVDAEPDERFQPETGRYHLYVSYACPWAHRTLLARSLLGLEDAIGVSVVDPWRGEDGWQFSPEKDGCTPDRLHGSDYLRERYVDADPDATCRVTVPVLWDTKAETIVNNESREILRMLSTAFTELSNGASLLPGPDDEATVADVDDAISDIYEPINNGVYRAGFATSQDAYDEAIDDLFSALDSWNDRLADRRYLVGDSLTEADICMFTTLVRFDQVYHTHFMCNRTFVHQYDHLWPYLRDLYQTPGVAETVNMSHIKEHYYTTHPDVTPSGIIARGPDLDFDAAHDREELDGTAPTPTAGD
- a CDS encoding NADH-quinone oxidoreductase subunit A produces the protein MSDWIAIGALAVVGLLIPVGMMSVSALLRPSVPETGKSTTYESGETPTGTTRIRFNIQYYMVALLFVVFDIETVLLFPWAVIYRPAIQAGVPMTALLWPMLAFVGILAIGLVWAWRSGAISWARSPRATSRKTERDLN
- a CDS encoding NADH-quinone oxidoreductase subunit B, giving the protein MSSDQPFITDESQVVTETRDARMTGQGDRFNSRLREAFGSSPFILTKFDKFLNWCRGSSMFMLQFGIACCSIEMMHTYAVKHDLDRFGSGVPRASPRQADVMIVPGTIVSKFAPRMKRVYDQMPEPKFVVGMGSCTISGGPFQEGYNVIKGAEEVIPIDIHVPGCPPRPEALVYGVVKLQERVANGEAAPVTVKPYELEEFSDLERDELVDKLADQIDDDELVMRYNFADSP